Proteins found in one Planctomycetes bacterium MalM25 genomic segment:
- the ilvD gene encoding Dihydroxy-acid dehydratase, giving the protein MLNKYSSKITQPKSQGASQAMLYATGMTEEQMNLPQVGIASVWYEGNSCNMHLMDLAGEVKSGMAPAGLVGLRFNTIGVSDGISMGTSGMSYSLQSRDLIADSIETVVAAQWYDGLVTLPGCDKNMPGCVMAMGRLNRPSIMVYGGTIKPGFTKFTAEGEKRDIVSAFQCYGEWLAGRITEEERKEIVQKSCPGAGACGGMYTANTMASAIEVMGLSLPYSSSIPAEHPDKKAECHRAGEVIKLLLEKDLKPRDLVTRASFENAIKYIMVTGGSTNAVLHLLAMARAFDVELSLDDFQRLADETPYLADLKPSGKYVQEELHEVGGTPAVMKHLLEAGHLDGSQMTCTGKTVEENLADLPGLAEGQKIVMPVDKPLKESGHLRVMRGNFCPDGAVAKITGKEGLRFEGVANCFDSEEEMLAALEQKQINKGDVVIIRYEGPQGGPGMPEMLTPTSAIMGAGLGQDVALITDGRFSGGSHGFIVGHVTPEAQAGGPIALVQNGDRMVLDAEANQITVDLPDAEWAKRKATWTAPAYKATRGTLYKYIKNVKSASEGCVTDE; this is encoded by the coding sequence ATGCTCAATAAGTACTCCAGCAAGATCACCCAGCCGAAGTCCCAGGGCGCCAGCCAGGCGATGCTGTACGCCACGGGGATGACCGAAGAGCAGATGAACCTGCCGCAGGTCGGCATCGCGAGCGTCTGGTACGAGGGCAACAGCTGCAACATGCACCTGATGGACCTCGCCGGCGAGGTGAAGAGCGGCATGGCGCCCGCCGGGCTGGTCGGCCTGCGGTTCAACACGATCGGCGTGTCGGACGGCATCTCGATGGGCACGAGCGGCATGTCGTACTCGCTCCAGTCACGCGACCTGATCGCCGACTCGATCGAGACGGTCGTCGCCGCCCAGTGGTACGACGGCCTCGTGACCCTGCCGGGCTGCGACAAGAACATGCCGGGCTGCGTCATGGCGATGGGCCGGCTCAACCGCCCCTCGATCATGGTCTACGGCGGCACCATCAAGCCGGGCTTCACCAAGTTCACCGCCGAGGGAGAGAAACGCGACATCGTCTCCGCCTTCCAGTGCTACGGTGAGTGGCTCGCGGGGCGCATCACCGAGGAAGAGCGGAAGGAGATTGTTCAGAAGAGCTGCCCCGGCGCCGGCGCGTGCGGCGGCATGTACACGGCCAACACGATGGCCTCCGCCATCGAGGTCATGGGATTGAGCTTGCCGTACTCCTCCAGCATCCCGGCGGAGCACCCCGACAAGAAGGCCGAGTGCCACCGGGCGGGCGAGGTGATCAAGCTCTTGCTGGAGAAGGACCTCAAGCCGCGCGACCTCGTCACGCGGGCGTCGTTCGAGAACGCGATCAAGTACATCATGGTCACCGGCGGCTCGACCAACGCCGTGCTGCACCTTCTGGCGATGGCCCGGGCGTTCGACGTCGAGCTGTCGCTCGACGACTTCCAGCGCCTTGCCGACGAGACGCCCTACCTGGCCGACCTGAAGCCCTCCGGCAAGTACGTCCAGGAGGAACTGCACGAGGTTGGCGGCACGCCGGCGGTGATGAAGCACCTGCTCGAAGCGGGCCACCTCGACGGCTCGCAGATGACCTGCACGGGCAAGACGGTCGAGGAGAACCTCGCCGACCTTCCCGGCCTCGCCGAGGGGCAGAAGATCGTCATGCCGGTCGACAAGCCGCTCAAGGAGTCGGGCCACCTCCGCGTCATGCGGGGCAACTTCTGCCCCGACGGCGCCGTGGCGAAGATCACGGGCAAGGAGGGCCTCCGCTTCGAGGGCGTGGCCAACTGCTTCGACTCGGAAGAGGAGATGCTCGCCGCCCTGGAGCAGAAGCAGATCAACAAGGGGGACGTCGTCATCATCCGCTACGAGGGCCCGCAGGGGGGCCCCGGCATGCCGGAGATGCTCACCCCCACCAGCGCCATCATGGGCGCGGGCCTCGGCCAGGACGTCGCCCTCATCACCGACGGCCGCTTCAGCGGCGGCAGCCACGGCTTCATCGTCGGCCACGTGACGCCCGAGGCCCAGGCCGGCGGGCCGATCGCCCTGGTGCAGAACGGTGACCGCATGGTCCTCGATGCCGAGGCGAACCAGATCACCGTCGACCTCCCCGACGCAGAGTGGGCCAAGCGGAAAGCGACCTGGACCGCCCCCGCCTATAAGGCGACCCGCGGCACGCTTTACAAGTACATCAAGAACGTGAAGAGCGCGTCGGAGGGGTGCGTGACGGATGAGTGA
- the yihX gene encoding Alpha-D-glucose-1-phosphate phosphatase YihX — translation MSQPPEFLYFDLGKVLLDFDHARMVRQMAGVAGVSEEAMRAALMPSGDPTEGDQQWALEAGQLSEDAYYEGLCERLGVRPPRAEFELAASDIFTPIQASLDLVTRLHAAGHRMGILSNTNSIHWRFFLDGRYPELIDAFEIKLGSFEVGSMKPDPVIYLSAIELAGVPAERVFFTDDKPENIAGAMAVGIDAVPFTDTASLVDELNQRGVPC, via the coding sequence ATGAGCCAGCCCCCCGAGTTCCTGTATTTTGACCTGGGCAAAGTCCTGCTCGACTTCGACCACGCCCGCATGGTGCGGCAGATGGCCGGCGTGGCGGGGGTGTCGGAAGAGGCGATGCGGGCCGCCCTGATGCCCAGCGGCGACCCGACCGAGGGCGATCAGCAATGGGCCCTCGAAGCGGGCCAGCTCAGCGAGGACGCCTACTACGAGGGGCTGTGCGAACGCCTGGGCGTGCGGCCGCCGCGGGCCGAGTTCGAGCTCGCGGCGAGCGACATCTTCACGCCGATCCAGGCCTCGCTCGACCTCGTGACCCGGCTCCACGCGGCGGGCCACCGGATGGGGATCCTGTCGAACACCAACTCGATCCACTGGCGGTTCTTCCTGGACGGCCGCTACCCGGAGCTGATCGACGCCTTCGAGATCAAGCTCGGCAGCTTCGAGGTCGGCTCGATGAAGCCCGACCCGGTGATCTACCTGTCGGCAATCGAGCTGGCGGGCGTCCCTGCCGAGCGGGTCTTCTTCACGGACGATAAGCCCGAGAACATCGCGGGCGCGATGGCGGTCGGCATCGACGCCGTGCCGTTCACCGACACCGCGTCGCTGGTCGATGAGTTGAATCAGCGCGGCGTGCCGTGCTAG